In Penicillium psychrofluorescens genome assembly, chromosome: 5, a single window of DNA contains:
- a CDS encoding uncharacterized protein (ID:PFLUO_007297-T1.cds;~source:funannotate) — MALLGCGVKCVVAKSFAFIFQRNMPNLGLLGITMIDEYFYEAAKDGEDISIDFNARSIYVGGQRFGFQLSQMERELFDYGGITSAFQKFGNKLFDIMTAPKGLESSARKTQEKAATPHLGLQW, encoded by the exons ATGGCTCTGCTGG GCTGCGGTGTGAAATGTGTCGTTGCAAAATCGTTCGCTTTCATATTTCAGCGAAACATGCCCAATCTCGGGCTCTTGGGAATAACCATGATTGATGAGTATTTCTACGAAGCTGCCAAGGACGGCGAAGATATTTCGATTGATTTCAATGCAAGATCAATCTACGTGGGCGGACAAAGATTTGGTTTCCAGCTCAGTCAAATGGAAAGAGAGTTATTTGACTACGGTGGAATTACGTCTGCTTTTCAGAAATTCGGCAATAAGCTATTTGATATCATGACAGCACCGAAGGGATTGGAAAGTTCGGCTCGCAAAACACAAGAAAAAGCGGCAACGCCGCACCTTGGTCTGCAGTGGTAG